In Labrus mixtus chromosome 13, fLabMix1.1, whole genome shotgun sequence, a single genomic region encodes these proteins:
- the wdfy2 gene encoding WD repeat and FYVE domain-containing protein 2: protein MAAEIQPQAQARKPCLLSKIEAFQDVVSTAVIIPKEDGVISVSEDRTIRVWLKRDSGQYWPSVYHTMTSQCSCMSFNPETRRLSVGMDTGSICEFILSEDYNKMTPANTYQAHQGRVTVVLFVLEMEWLLSTGQDKNFTWHCSESGQQLGTYRTAAWVSGLQFDVETRHAFVGDQSGQVTILKLEQDSCSLVTTFKGHTGNVTALCWDPVQRVLFSGSSDHSIIMWDIGGRKGTAIEMQGHNEKVQGLCYASHTRQLISCSSDGGIVIWNMDVTRQETPEWLDSDSCQKCEQPFFWNFKQMWDSKKIGLRQHHCRKCGQAVCGKCSSKRSTIPLMGFEFEVRVCDSCHESITDEDRAPTATFHDSKHSIVYMHYEPTTGNLLTSGTDKVIKLWDMTPVVS, encoded by the exons aTGGCGGCCGAAATTCAGCCTCAAGCGCAGGCTCGGAAGCCGTGTCTGCTGAGCAAAATCGAGGCTTTCCAAGATGTTGTTAGCACGGCGGTCATCATCCCCAAGGAAGACGGTGTTATCAGCGTGTCCGAGGACAG GACGATTCGAGTatggctgaagagagacagcgGTCAGTACTGGCCCAGTGTCTACCATACAATGACAT CGCAGTGCTCCTGTATGTCCTTTAACCCCGAGACCAGGAGGCTGTCTGTGGGGATGGATACTGGCAGCATCTGT GAGTTCATCCTGTCAGAAGACTACAACAAGATGACCCCAGCAAACACTTACCAGG CCCATCAAGGCAGAGTGACTGTGGTGCTGTTTGTGTTGGAGATGGAGTGGCTTCTGAGCACCGGCCAGGACAAAAACTTCACCTGGCACTGCTCAGAGAGCGGTCAGCAGCTGGGAACGTACCGCACCGCCGCCTGGGTTTCAGGACTACA ATTTGATGTCGAGACCAGACACGCCTTTGTCGGGGACCAGTCCGGCCAGGTGACCATCCTGAAACTGGAGCAGGACAGCTGCAGCCTGGTCACCACATTCAAGGGACACACGG GTAATGTGACGGCTCTGTGTTGGGACCCGGTCCAGAGGGTTCTGTTCTCCGGCAGCTCGGATCACTCCATCATCATGTGGGACATCGGAGGACGCAAAGGCACCGCCATCGAGATGCAGGGACACAA TGAAAAGGTTCAGGGCTTGTGCTATGCCTCACACACTCGTCAGCTCATCTCCTGCAGCTCAGATGGAGGCATCGTCATCTGGAACATGGACGTAACCCGTCAAGAG actCCCGAGTGGTTGGACAGTGACTCGTGTCAGAAGTGTGAGCAGCCGTTCTTCTGGAACTTCAAACAGATGTGGGACAGCAAGAAGATCGGCCTACGACAG CACCACTGCAGGAAGTGCGGCCAGGCGGTATGCGGCAAATGTTCGTCCAAACGCTCCACCATCCCCCTCATGGGCTTCGAGTTcgaggtgcgtgtgtgtgacagctgccACGAGTCCATCACCGACGAGGA CCGGGCGCCCACGGCCACCTTCCACGACAGCAAGCACAGCATTGTTTACATGCACTATGAGCCCACCACGGGGAATCTGCTCACCTCTGGCACTGACAAAGTTATCAAG CTCTGGGACATGACTCCTGTGGTGTCCTGA